One genomic segment of Esox lucius isolate fEsoLuc1 chromosome 15, fEsoLuc1.pri, whole genome shotgun sequence includes these proteins:
- the ak7b gene encoding adenylate kinase 7 — translation MAEKVEKVHRTKRVFINNLDSYASKCIGKFLSTCVVGASVLGSGEQDVEEDDERLSQDQKIKEGTFHIVGTCANKNSCDDGRPTYVLEEYFQLKREDLLECLMECDIIIYNITEHADQIEEASWAISAIHAQKARFSQPKMYILISTVMTWALSKPVDPNDSEIPFTEEDYRRRRAHPNFKEHINIEKVVVKMGKTNSSLFSTYVVASGVQYGMGEQLFHFFFKTSWLGDVPKVPIFGEGTNIIPTIHINDLAHVIQNVIDHKPKQHYLLAVDDSKNTIEEILKTITYVLGPGKTQRVPKEDAFLIRDLSQMDIDTLFVNLRIEAVYLKENFNIQWACESGLVDNIDRVVEEYKQTRGLLPVRVCILGPPAVGKSTVAERICKHYKLHHIRLKETISETLTRLESAVKMEDPEAGDSATSSELLETLRENMNQNGGRLDDQYVIRIMRDKLKSKLCRNQGFVLDGFPKTYEQAKDLFYADEDEPEEMKSKIPPFNKIIPEFVFSLDSTDEVLKNRVLNLPECLVEGTSYSQEQFLRRLSSFRDSNMEDETVLSYFEELDIHTEHIEITSSDDLEYPLVIERIIMSVGKPKNYGATSQEEEEEERRSADRRLRKESQERADTERMETAEAQQRAARWEEWSKCLEESKKREQDLLEAQSVPLRNYLMKNVMPTLTQGLIECCKTRPQDPVDFLAEYLFKNNPQVE, via the exons ATGGCTGAGAAAGTTGAGAAGGTTCATCGCACCAAACGTGTTTTTATCAACAACCTCGACTCGTATGCATCAAAATGTATCGGCAAG TTCCTGTCTACCTGTGTAGTGGGAGCATCCGTGCTGGGGAGTGGCGAGCAAGATGTGGAGGAAGACGATGAGAGGCTGTCCCAAGATCAAAAAATCAAAGAGGGAACCTTTCATATTGTTGGAACTTGTGCTAACAAAAACAGCTGCGACGATGGAAGACCAACTTATGTGTTGGAGGAATATTTT CAACTGAAAAGGGAAGATCTCCTGGAATGCCTGATGGAGTGtgatataattatatataacaTCACAGAGCATGCTGACCAGATTGAAGAGGCCTCTTGGGCAatctcag CCATTCATGCGCAGAAGGCCAGGTTTAGTCAGCCAAAGATGTACATCCTCATATCAACCGTCATGACCTGGGCACTCAGCAAGCCTGTTGATCCG AATGACTCTGAGATTCCATTCACTGAGGAAGATTACAGGAGGAGACGAGCCCATCCCAACTTCAAAGAGCACATCAACATTGAAAAAGTTGTGGTGAAAATGGGCAAAACG AACAGTTCATTGTTCTCCACGTATGTCGTGGCCTCGGGAGTTCAGTATGGAATGGGAGAGCAATTAttccactttttcttcaag ACGTCTTGGTTGGGAGATGTGCCCAAAGTCCCCATCTTTGGAGAAGGCACCAATATCATTCCTACTATTCACATCAATGACCTTGCACA TGTAATACAAAATGTCATTGACCACAAGCCCAAACAGCACTACTTACTTGCTGTGGATGATTCTAAGAACACCATAGAGGAGATTTTAAAG ACAATAACCTATGTTTTGGGACCAGGAAAGACCCAGAGAGTGCCAAAAGAGGATGCTTTTCTCATTCGGGACTTGAGC CAAATGGACATTGACACTCTGTTTGTCAACCTTCGGATTGAGGCTGTCTACCTGAAAGAAAACTTCAACATCCAGTGGGCGTGTGAGTCAGGTCTCGTAGACAACATTGACCGAGTTGTGGAGGAATATAAGCAAACCAGGGGCCTGCTG CCCGTCCGGGTGTGTATTCTGGGCCCTCCAGCGGTGGGGAAGAGCACCGTAGCTGAGAGGATATGCAAACACTACAAGCTGCACCACATCAGACTCAAGGAAACCATCAGCGAGACCCTGACACGCCTG GAGTCTGCCGTTAAAATGGAGGACCCGGAGGCCGGGGACTCTGCCACGTCATCAGAACTCCTGGAGACTCTCAGGGAGAACATGAATCAAAATGGAG GTCGACTGGATGACCAGTATGTGATCCGGATCATGAGAGACAAGCTGAAGTCAAAGCTGTGCAGAAACCAGGGGTTTGTCTTGGATGGTTTCCCTAAGACCTATGAACAGGCCAAGGACCTGTTCTATG ctGATGAAGATGAGCCCGAAGAAATGAAGTCAAAGATCCCTCCATTCAACAAGATCATTCcag AGTTTGTATTCTCCCTGGATTCCACTGATGAGGTTCTTAAGAACCGCGTCCTGAACCTGCCGGAGTGCCTGGTTGAGGGAACCTCCTATTCCCAGGAGCAGTTCCTGCGTCGCCTCTCAAGCTTCCGGGACAGCAACATGGAGGACGAAACTGTTCTCAGCTACTTTGAAGAGCTGgacattcacactgagcacattg AAATCACAAGCAGTGATGACCTGGAGTACCCGTTGGTGATAGAGAGGATTATCATGTCAGTGGGTAAGCCTAAGAACTACGGGGCCACcagccaggaggaggaggaggaggagcggagGAGTGCAGACCGACGTCTTAGAAAGGAGTCCCAGGAGAGGGCTGACACTGAGAGGATGGAGACGGCGGAGGCCCAACAGAGAGCGGCCCGCTGGGAAGAGTGG AGCAAGTGCCTGGAGGAGTCAAAGAAACGGGAGCAGGATCTCCTGGAGGCCCAGTCTGTCCCCCTGAGAAACTATCTCATGAAGAACGTCATGCCCACTCTCACCCAGGGCCTCATTGAGTGCTGCAAGACCAGGCCTCAAGACCCTGTTGACTTCCTG GCAGAATATCTGTTCAAGAACAACCCCCAAGTGGAGTGA